A region from the Thauera humireducens genome encodes:
- a CDS encoding urease accessory protein UreD, which produces MNAPLVFPADNLVAPPRQQGWQAALSLAYARRGERSVLVRRSHVGPLVVQRPLYPEGDTVCHTVLVHPPAGIAGGDRLQVTVQVDDGAHALLTTPGAGKWYRSAGAAGALVQRIAVAAGGVCEWLPQESIVYDGALGELATEVRLQGDACFIGSEMVCFGRTAAGERFGRGEMAMRIRIERDGRPQWLERGVLRGGDALLGAAVGLQGQPVSGSFIVASPRCDADLLAAWRDIVPAAGEGGVTLLPGLLVARWLGPACEPGREWFARLWASVRPAVAGRAAQTPRIWNT; this is translated from the coding sequence ATGAATGCCCCACTCGTCTTCCCCGCCGATAACCTCGTCGCGCCGCCGCGGCAGCAGGGCTGGCAAGCGGCCTTGTCACTGGCCTACGCCCGCCGCGGAGAACGGAGCGTGCTGGTCCGCCGCAGCCATGTCGGGCCGTTGGTGGTGCAGCGACCGCTGTATCCGGAAGGGGATACGGTCTGCCACACCGTCCTGGTGCATCCGCCGGCCGGCATTGCCGGTGGCGACCGCCTGCAGGTGACGGTGCAGGTCGATGACGGTGCCCATGCCTTGCTGACCACGCCGGGGGCGGGCAAGTGGTACCGCAGCGCCGGCGCCGCCGGCGCCCTGGTGCAGCGCATCGCGGTGGCCGCGGGCGGCGTGTGCGAGTGGTTGCCGCAGGAGAGCATCGTCTATGACGGTGCGCTCGGCGAGCTGGCGACCGAGGTGCGCCTGCAGGGCGACGCCTGCTTCATCGGCAGCGAGATGGTGTGCTTTGGCCGCACGGCCGCCGGTGAGCGCTTCGGCCGCGGTGAGATGGCGATGCGCATCCGCATCGAGCGCGATGGTCGCCCGCAGTGGCTGGAGCGCGGCGTGCTGCGCGGCGGCGATGCGCTGCTGGGCGCGGCGGTGGGGCTGCAGGGGCAGCCGGTGAGCGGCAGCTTCATCGTCGCTTCGCCGCGCTGCGATGCGGACCTGCTGGCCGCGTGGCGCGACATCGTGCCCGCGGCCGGCGAAGGCGGCGTGACCCTGCTGCCGGGCCTGCTGGTGGCGCGCTGGCTGGGGCCGGCCTGCGAGCCCGGACGCGAATGGTTCGCCCGCCTGTGGGCGAGCGTGCGGCCGGCGGTCGCCGGGCGGGCGGCGCAGACGCCGCGCATCTGGAACACCTGA
- a CDS encoding class I SAM-dependent methyltransferase, translating into MGLRKTSSCVSGCAVCPVCGAVDVRPFMQVDGRAYLRCLACEATFVPPAQRPAAAVERAEYELHRNDPSDPGYRRFLDRLAGPLLTRLAPASAGLDYGCGPGPALADMLCAAGHRMTLYDPFFAPDRAALARTYDFVTCTEVAEHFHDPAGEFARLDGLLRPGGWLAVMTCFQTDDVRFAHWHYRRDPTHVVFYREATFRVLARRFGWQCEVPCKDVVLMRKPGG; encoded by the coding sequence ATGGGTCTCCGCAAAACCTCTTCCTGCGTCTCCGGCTGCGCCGTCTGTCCGGTGTGCGGGGCGGTCGATGTGCGTCCCTTCATGCAGGTCGACGGCCGGGCCTACCTGCGCTGCCTGGCGTGCGAGGCGACCTTCGTGCCGCCCGCGCAGCGTCCTGCGGCGGCGGTCGAGCGGGCGGAGTACGAACTGCATCGCAACGATCCGTCCGATCCGGGCTACCGCCGCTTTCTCGACCGCCTTGCCGGACCTTTGCTGACGCGGCTGGCACCGGCGAGCGCGGGCCTGGACTACGGCTGCGGGCCCGGTCCGGCGCTGGCCGACATGCTGTGCGCGGCCGGCCACCGGATGACGCTGTATGACCCTTTCTTCGCGCCGGATCGTGCCGCCCTCGCGCGGACCTACGACTTCGTCACCTGCACCGAGGTGGCCGAGCACTTTCACGACCCGGCCGGCGAGTTTGCCCGCCTCGACGGCCTGCTGCGGCCCGGCGGCTGGCTGGCGGTCATGACCTGCTTCCAGACCGACGACGTGCGCTTCGCACACTGGCACTACCGCCGCGACCCGACCCACGTGGTGTTCTACCGCGAGGCCACCTTCCGTGTGCTCGCCCGCCGCTTCGGCTGGCAGTGCGAGGTGCCGTGCAAGGACGTGGTGCTGATGCGCAAGCCGGGCGGCTGA
- a CDS encoding SLC13 family permease, which produces MNLEMLWVFALLAACVAAFIANRPRMDVVALAAMLALVISGTLEVDEALSGFSEPSVILIAAFFVIGEGLVQTGIAHRVGDWLVHTTRSSETRLLVLLMLAVAGLGSVMSSTGVVAIFVPVALSVAARLGASAGRLMMPLAFAGLISGMLTLVGTPPNLVVNSELQRAGLNGFGFFDFTPAGLIVLVLGIAYMMYARRWLGAEPEAHGRSAQGRRRLRELAKDYHLLDRVRRMQVAAGSPMIGHTLGELQLRAGYGANVIAIERMRQFGQVMLTTSANREILAGDILLVDFVRAELDIERFCAEMHLQKRAFKQDYFTDMSRELGLAEVVIPPGSTLIGHSILELRMRSQRGINVIGLRRGGHAQDDTLLHERLRMGDTLLIAGTWKAIRLLNMQPQNFLVLSVPAEMDEAAPAARRAPFALLTLALTVGLMVSGLVPSVIAALLGCLLMGAFRCIDLNSAYRSLHWQSLILIVGMLPFAIALQKTGGIDFIVSSLLGLSGEASPRVVMAMLFVLTAVVGLFISNTATAVLMAPIGIALAQQLGLSPYPFAMTVALSASAAFMTPVSSPVNTLVTGPGHYRFMDFVRVGVPFTVLVLLVCVTVLPLLFPFAPQP; this is translated from the coding sequence ATGAACCTCGAAATGCTGTGGGTCTTCGCCCTGCTGGCCGCCTGCGTGGCCGCTTTCATCGCCAACCGGCCCCGGATGGACGTGGTGGCCCTGGCTGCCATGCTCGCCCTGGTGATCAGCGGCACCCTGGAGGTCGACGAGGCGCTGTCCGGTTTCAGCGAGCCCAGCGTGATCCTCATCGCCGCATTCTTCGTCATCGGCGAGGGCCTGGTTCAAACCGGCATCGCCCACCGCGTGGGCGACTGGCTGGTACACACCACCCGCAGCAGCGAGACGCGCCTCCTGGTACTGCTGATGCTCGCGGTGGCGGGTCTTGGTTCGGTGATGAGTTCCACCGGCGTGGTGGCCATCTTCGTGCCGGTGGCCCTGAGCGTGGCCGCCCGGCTGGGCGCCAGTGCCGGTCGGCTGATGATGCCGCTTGCCTTCGCCGGGCTGATCAGCGGCATGCTGACACTGGTGGGCACGCCGCCGAACCTCGTGGTCAACAGCGAGTTGCAGCGGGCGGGGCTCAACGGCTTCGGATTCTTCGACTTCACCCCGGCCGGACTCATCGTCCTCGTCCTCGGCATCGCCTACATGATGTACGCGCGCCGCTGGCTGGGCGCCGAACCCGAGGCGCACGGCCGCAGTGCTCAGGGCCGCCGGCGCCTGCGGGAGCTGGCCAAGGACTACCATCTGCTCGACCGGGTGCGCCGCATGCAGGTCGCCGCGGGCTCGCCGATGATCGGACACACCCTGGGCGAACTGCAGTTGCGCGCCGGCTATGGCGCCAACGTGATCGCCATCGAGCGCATGCGCCAGTTCGGTCAGGTGATGCTCACCACCTCGGCCAACCGGGAGATCCTGGCCGGTGACATCCTGCTGGTGGATTTCGTCCGGGCCGAGCTCGACATCGAGCGCTTCTGCGCCGAGATGCATCTTCAGAAACGTGCCTTCAAGCAGGACTACTTCACCGACATGTCCCGCGAACTGGGGCTGGCGGAAGTCGTCATTCCGCCCGGCTCCACCCTCATCGGCCATTCCATCCTCGAACTGCGCATGCGCTCCCAGCGCGGCATCAACGTCATCGGCCTGCGCCGCGGCGGTCACGCCCAGGATGACACCCTGCTCCACGAGCGGCTGAGGATGGGCGACACGCTGCTGATCGCCGGCACCTGGAAGGCCATCCGCCTGCTCAACATGCAGCCGCAGAACTTTCTCGTGCTGAGCGTGCCGGCGGAGATGGACGAGGCCGCTCCCGCCGCGCGTCGCGCGCCTTTCGCCCTGCTCACCCTGGCCCTGACCGTCGGGCTGATGGTCTCGGGCCTGGTGCCCAGCGTGATCGCCGCCCTGCTGGGCTGCCTGCTGATGGGCGCCTTCCGCTGCATCGACCTGAACAGCGCCTACCGCTCCCTGCACTGGCAGAGCCTGATCCTCATCGTCGGCATGCTGCCCTTCGCCATCGCGCTGCAGAAGACCGGGGGCATCGACTTCATCGTCTCCTCGCTGCTGGGCCTGAGCGGCGAGGCCTCGCCCCGGGTGGTCATGGCCATGCTCTTCGTGCTCACGGCGGTGGTCGGCCTGTTCATCTCCAACACCGCCACGGCGGTGCTGATGGCCCCCATCGGCATCGCCCTGGCCCAGCAGCTGGGCCTCTCCCCCTATCCCTTCGCCATGACCGTGGCCTTGTCCGCCTCCGCGGCCTTCATGACGCCCGTCTCCTCGCCGGTCAACACCCTGGTGACCGGCCCTGGCCACTATCGCTTCATGGACTTCGTGCGCGTCGGCGTGCCCTTCACGGTGCTGGTGCTGCTGGTGTGCGTCACCGTGCTCCCCCTGCTGTTTCCCTTTGCACCGCAGCCGTAG
- the dksA gene encoding RNA polymerase-binding protein DksA produces the protein MNATATVPDTLLTEAEIRKAPLDDYMSPRQLAFFRAKLIEERDQLLESAHRTTLHLQEFESTPDPSDRASLEEDHTLELRVRDRERKLLHKIDEALVRIDNGSYGWCEDTGEPIGIARLLARPTATLSVEAQEIHEARRKMQGG, from the coding sequence ATGAACGCAACGGCCACCGTCCCCGACACCCTGCTGACCGAAGCCGAGATTCGCAAGGCGCCGCTGGATGACTACATGTCGCCCCGGCAACTGGCCTTTTTCCGCGCCAAGCTGATCGAGGAGCGCGACCAGTTGCTCGAATCCGCGCACCGCACCACGCTGCACCTGCAGGAGTTCGAGAGCACGCCCGACCCCTCGGACCGCGCCTCGCTCGAGGAAGACCACACCCTCGAACTGCGCGTGCGCGACCGCGAACGCAAGCTGCTGCACAAGATCGACGAGGCGCTGGTGCGCATCGACAACGGCAGCTACGGCTGGTGCGAGGATACCGGCGAGCCGATCGGCATCGCCCGCCTGCTCGCGCGGCCGACGGCCACCCTCAGCGTCGAGGCGCAGGAAATCCACGAAGCCCGACGCAAGATGCAGGGCGGCTGA
- a CDS encoding response regulator transcription factor codes for MTAPMPSLREREVVLLIDDAPDTVRMIAEALDEAGYTVLVATDGATALKRLERITPDAVLLDACMPGMDGFETCRRLKQAPGMRTVPVIFMTGLAETERLVEGLSAGGIDYLVKPVVPDELVARLQAHLRVARDMNAAMRARSEDAEPSAALLPNPLTQREMDVLEWVARGKTNRDVAEILGMSPRTVNKHLEHIYEKLGVETRTAAVAQFARLARG; via the coding sequence ATGACTGCCCCGATGCCGTCGCTCCGTGAGCGCGAAGTCGTCCTGCTGATCGACGACGCACCGGACACGGTGCGCATGATCGCCGAGGCACTCGACGAGGCCGGCTACACCGTGCTGGTCGCCACCGACGGCGCCACCGCGCTGAAGCGGCTCGAGCGCATCACCCCCGACGCGGTGCTGCTCGACGCCTGCATGCCGGGCATGGACGGTTTCGAAACCTGCCGCCGGCTCAAGCAGGCGCCGGGCATGCGTACCGTGCCGGTGATCTTCATGACCGGGCTGGCGGAGACCGAGCGCCTGGTCGAGGGCTTGTCCGCCGGGGGCATCGACTATCTGGTGAAGCCGGTCGTGCCGGACGAACTGGTGGCGCGGCTGCAGGCGCACCTGCGCGTGGCGCGCGACATGAATGCGGCGATGCGCGCGCGCAGCGAGGACGCCGAGCCTTCGGCGGCGCTGCTGCCCAATCCGCTGACGCAGCGCGAGATGGACGTGCTGGAATGGGTCGCGCGCGGCAAGACCAACCGCGACGTGGCGGAGATCCTCGGCATGAGTCCGCGCACGGTGAACAAGCACCTCGAGCACATCTACGAGAAGCTCGGGGTGGAGACCCGCACCGCGGCCGTGGCCCAGTTCGCGCGGCTCGCGCGCGGCTGA